From the Planococcus sp. MB-3u-03 genome, the window TTGTCTGACTTTGTTTGTTGTTACCTTGGTGTTTCTGCAACTTGTGGAGGTAGTCTTTCAATGTCGAAAATGATTTTTGGTAGCCCTTTTCCTGTAGGACTTCAAAAATACGTTTTCGTGAAACATCTTGCTTTACTAAAGAAACAATAAGCGAATAATACGGATCGGCGCTGTGGGTTCGCTTCCGTTGTATCTGAGGCGGCCTTTCCATACTCACATATCGAGATACGGTTTTACGGTTAAGCGAGAATGTTCGGCAGAGGTCTGCTATTCGTACACCCTTCCGGTATTGGTGCTGCACTTGTTGGATGAGCTGCCACTTCTTTTCTTCGCTGTCTGTCAGTATCTTATCGTAGGATTTAGGAGAAGACTCTGTCGTGGTGCTTTCTTTCCAACTGATTCCCAAAGGGAATTTTCGTTTTAGGAACTGATCGATGCGTTTATTAAGGTTATGAAACAAGTGCCACCTGTCGGTTACTTGGATCGCCTTCGGCGCTCCTGTCGAAAGGGCTTTTGCATATTCCGTCGAGCCATCCCTTGACGAAACTCGAATGGAAGGATGTTTCTTCAGCCAATTTGAACCGCACCCCAAATGGTAGACACTTTAAAAAAAGTGACCCATTTGGGGTTTTCTATTTTCTGACCCCGGTATACTAAATTTAGTGAACTTGGACGGGAGAAGATCAGATGAGTAAAATTACTTTCAATGAACACCAACAACGGGTCCTGGAGGCAAATCCGAATGTCGCTTCCGTCTCCGATCGAGCGATTCAATATACGCCAGAATTCAAAATCCACGCGGTGAAAGAATACCAGACAGGCAAAGGCCCGGCCCAGATATTTAGTGAAAATGGATTTGATTTAACTGTTATTGGATCCAAAAAAGCGAGCTCATCCTTGAACCGGTGGCGGACGACGTTCAGGCTTTATGGAGAAGACGCTTTTTTCGAAGAGCGTCGTGGGAAAAACAGTACGGGCCGCCCTTCTGAGAAAGATCTTTCAGCTGAGAAAAAGCTGGAGAAAGCAGAAGCACGCATCAAATACTTAGAAGCCGAAAATGAGTTGCTAAAAAAGCTCGAGGAACTCGAGAGGCAGGCGAAGAAACGCAGCTGACCCCAGCGGAAAAATTTGAAGCCATCAATGCGGTGGTTCGGAAATTCCAACTGAAGAGGTTGGTAGAAACCCTTTGCCGCACAGCGGGAGTGAGCCGGAGTGGCTATTACGCTTGGCTGGAGAAAGTGGAACAGCACGCTATTCGCGAAGAACAGGATTACCAGGATTACCTGTTGCTCAAAAGCATCTACGATGCGCATCATGGGAAAATCGGGTATCGCACCTTTTACATGGTCCTCTCTGAACTCTTGGAAACGCCGATGAATCACAAGAAAATCTTACGCCTCGTGCGCAAATTCAATCTCTTTGCCAAAATCCGGCGAGCGAATCCCTATAAGCAGATCGCCAAAGCCACACAGGAACACACCGTCTGCCCTAATCTGTTGGACCGTAAGTTTGAACAAGATGAACCCGGCAAGGTATTCGTCACCGATATCACGTATCTACCCAACCGTTCAGGGCAAATGGCGTATCTGTCCGCCGTAAAAGATTTCGCCACCCGTGAAATCGTCGCCTATGAAGTGACAACGACGCTTACGATGGAACTTGTGTATCGGACGTTACGAAAACTGAAGGAGGCATTGGATGGCAATGTTCATCCGGAAGCGATGATTCATTCCGATCAAGGCTTCCACTATACCCACCCTGAATACCAACAACGTGTGAAAGAGATGA encodes:
- a CDS encoding transposase; this encodes MGCGSNWLKKHPSIRVSSRDGSTEYAKALSTGAPKAIQVTDRWHLFHNLNKRIDQFLKRKFPLGISWKESTTTESSPKSYDKILTDSEEKKWQLIQQVQHQYRKGVRIADLCRTFSLNRKTVSRYVSMERPPQIQRKRTHSADPYYSLIVSLVKQDVSRKRIFEVLQEKGYQKSFSTLKDYLHKLQKHQGNNKQSQTIHKVPRQKLHSYLWSKLPDGQEKRAIDLLLKENVELRELQLLLDQFQQIMRIQREPDALAAWIERTEKTGIKELNQFGHYLRSDWQAVQNAIVYQWSNGLVEGHVNRIKVIKRQMYGRTNFDLLRLKVLYHTH